One window of the Fusobacterium animalis 7_1 genome contains the following:
- the tnpA gene encoding IS200/IS605 family transposase, which yields MSNINFGRGYVYSIQYHIVWCVKYRRKVLIDDIEKTLKELLIEISNQNNIKIIEMETDLDHIHILIECSPQHFIPNILKIFKGISARKLFLKHPEIKNKLWNGHLWNPSYFVATISENIEEQIKRYIQTQKER from the coding sequence ATGTCAAATATTAATTTTGGAAGAGGATATGTGTATTCAATTCAATATCATATAGTGTGGTGTGTAAAATATAGAAGAAAAGTATTAATTGATGATATTGAAAAAACTTTAAAAGAATTATTAATTGAAATTTCTAATCAAAATAATATAAAAATAATAGAAATGGAAACAGATTTAGACCATATTCATATATTAATTGAGTGTAGTCCTCAACATTTCATACCTAATATTTTGAAAATATTCAAAGGAATTTCTGCAAGAAAACTTTTTTTAAAACATCCTGAGATAAAAAATAAGTTATGGAATGGACACTTATGGAACCCTAGTTATTTTGTTGCAACTATTTCAGAAAATATTGAAGAACAAATAAAAAGATATATCCAAACTCAAAAAGAAAGATGA
- the secY gene encoding preprotein translocase subunit SecY: MTLMEKFNSRLSSIVKIPELRERIIFTLLMFLVARVGTLIPAPGVDVDRLSSMASQSDVLSYINMFSGGAFTRISIFSLGIIPYINASIVVSLLVSIIPQLEEIQKEGEAGRNRITQWTRYLTIALAVIQGTGVCLWLQSVGLIYNPGISFFVRTITTLTAGTVFLMWVGEQISIKGIGNGVSLIIFLNVISRAPSSVIQTIQTMQGNKFLVPLLVLVAFLGTVTIAGIVLFQLGQRKIPIHYVGKGFSSKGGIGEKSFIPLRLNTAGVMPVIFASVFMLIPGVIVNALPSTLSIKTTLSIIFGQNHPVYMILYALVIMFFSFFYTALIFDPEKVAENLKQGGGTIPGIRPGEETVEYLEGVASRITWGGGIFLAIISILPYVIFTSMGLPVYFGGTGIIIVVGVALDTIQQIDAHLVMRDYKGFI; encoded by the coding sequence ATGACTTTAATGGAGAAATTTAACTCTAGATTAAGTAGTATAGTAAAAATTCCTGAACTTAGAGAAAGAATTATTTTCACATTGCTAATGTTTTTAGTTGCCAGAGTAGGAACTTTAATTCCTGCTCCTGGTGTAGATGTGGATAGATTGTCATCAATGGCTTCACAAAGTGATGTACTTAGTTATATAAATATGTTTTCTGGTGGAGCTTTTACAAGAATATCTATATTCTCATTAGGAATTATTCCTTACATCAATGCTTCAATAGTTGTAAGTTTGCTTGTATCTATTATTCCTCAACTTGAAGAAATTCAAAAAGAAGGGGAAGCTGGAAGAAATAGAATAACTCAATGGACAAGATACTTAACAATAGCACTTGCTGTTATTCAAGGAACTGGAGTTTGTCTTTGGTTACAATCTGTTGGTTTAATCTATAATCCAGGAATAAGTTTTTTTGTAAGAACAATAACAACCCTAACAGCTGGAACAGTATTTTTAATGTGGGTTGGAGAACAAATATCTATTAAAGGAATAGGTAATGGGGTATCACTTATTATATTCTTAAATGTAATATCAAGAGCTCCTTCAAGTGTTATCCAAACAATTCAAACTATGCAAGGAAATAAATTCTTAGTACCTTTATTGGTATTAGTAGCATTTCTTGGTACAGTAACAATAGCTGGAATAGTATTATTTCAACTTGGACAAAGAAAAATCCCTATTCATTATGTTGGAAAAGGATTTAGTTCAAAAGGTGGAATAGGAGAAAAATCATTTATACCATTGAGACTTAACACAGCAGGAGTAATGCCTGTAATCTTTGCCTCAGTATTTATGTTAATCCCAGGAGTTATAGTAAATGCTCTACCTTCTACATTATCTATTAAAACAACATTATCTATAATATTTGGGCAAAATCACCCTGTTTATATGATACTGTATGCATTAGTGATAATGTTCTTCTCATTCTTCTATACAGCTTTAATTTTTGATCCTGAAAAGGTTGCAGAAAATCTAAAACAAGGTGGAGGAACTATACCTGGAATCAGACCAGGAGAAGAAACTGTGGAATATCTTGAAGGTGTTGCTTCAAGAATTACATGGGGTGGAGGAATTTTCTTAGCTATAATTTCAATATTACCATATGTAATATTTACATCTATGGGGCTTCCAGTTTATTTTGGAGGAACAGGAATAATAATTGTTGTTGGTGTTGCTTTGGATACTATACAACAAATAGATGCTCATTTAGTTATGAGAGATTATAAAGGATTTATTTAA
- the rplO gene encoding 50S ribosomal protein L15 yields MKLNELSPSVPKKNRKRIGRGNSSGWGKTAGKGSNGQNSRAGGGVKPYFEGGQMPIYRRVPKRGFSNTIFKKEYTVVSLSFLNDNFEDGEEVSLETLFNKCLIKKGRDGVKILGNGELNKKLTVKVHKISKSAKAAVEAKGGTVELVEVKGFERAESNK; encoded by the coding sequence GTGAAACTTAATGAATTATCACCTTCAGTTCCTAAGAAGAACAGAAAAAGAATAGGAAGAGGAAACTCATCTGGTTGGGGTAAAACAGCTGGAAAAGGTAGCAATGGACAAAATTCAAGAGCAGGTGGAGGAGTAAAACCTTATTTTGAAGGTGGACAAATGCCTATATATAGAAGAGTCCCTAAAAGAGGATTCTCTAATACTATATTCAAAAAAGAATATACAGTAGTATCTTTATCATTTTTAAATGATAACTTTGAAGATGGTGAAGAAGTTAGCCTAGAAACTTTATTCAATAAATGCCTAATTAAAAAAGGAAGAGATGGAGTTAAAATTCTAGGAAATGGTGAACTTAACAAAAAATTAACTGTTAAAGTACATAAAATATCTAAATCAGCAAAAGCTGCTGTTGAAGCAAAAGGTGGAACAGTTGAACTTGTTGAAGTTAAAGGTTTTGAAAGAGCAGAAAGTAATAAATAA
- the rpmD gene encoding 50S ribosomal protein L30 — MAKLRIELVKSIIGRKPNHIATVKSLGLKKMHDVVEHNETPELKGKLAQVSYLLKVEEVQA, encoded by the coding sequence ATGGCAAAACTTAGAATAGAGCTTGTAAAAAGCATTATCGGAAGAAAGCCTAATCATATAGCAACTGTAAAGTCGCTAGGGCTTAAGAAAATGCATGATGTAGTAGAACATAATGAAACACCTGAATTAAAAGGAAAATTAGCTCAAGTTTCTTATTTGTTAAAAGTTGAGGAGGTGCAAGCATAG
- the rpsE gene encoding 30S ribosomal protein S5 — MLNREDNQYQEKLLKISRVSKTTKGGRTISFSVLAAVGDGEGKIGLGLGKANGVPDAIRKAVAAAKKNVVKVSLKNNTIPHEITGKWGATTLWMAPAYEGTGVIAGSASREILELVGVHDILTKIKGSRNKHNVAKATVEALKLLRTAQEIAALRGLEVKDILS; from the coding sequence TTGTTGAACAGAGAAGATAATCAATATCAAGAAAAACTATTGAAGATATCTAGAGTTTCTAAGACAACTAAAGGAGGAAGAACTATATCTTTCTCAGTATTAGCTGCTGTTGGAGATGGAGAAGGTAAAATAGGATTAGGATTAGGAAAAGCAAATGGTGTTCCTGATGCTATAAGAAAAGCTGTTGCAGCTGCAAAGAAGAATGTTGTAAAAGTATCTTTAAAAAATAATACAATACCTCATGAAATTACTGGTAAATGGGGAGCAACTACTTTATGGATGGCACCAGCATATGAAGGAACTGGAGTAATAGCTGGTTCTGCTTCAAGAGAAATATTAGAATTAGTTGGAGTTCATGACATTTTAACTAAAATTAAAGGGTCAAGAAATAAACATAATGTAGCAAAAGCTACAGTGGAAGCATTAAAATTACTTAGAACTGCACAAGAAATAGCAGCTTTAAGAGGATTAGAAGTTAAGGATATCTTAAGCTAG
- the rplR gene encoding 50S ribosomal protein L18 — protein sequence MFKKIDRKASRQKKQMSIRNKISGTPERPRLSVFRSNTNIFAQLIDDVNGVTLVSASTIDKALKGSIANGGNVEAAKAVGKAIAERAKEKGIDAIVFDRSGYKYTGRVAALAEAAREAGLSF from the coding sequence TTGTTTAAGAAAATTGATAGAAAAGCATCAAGACAAAAAAAGCAAATGTCAATAAGAAATAAGATTTCTGGAACTCCAGAAAGACCTAGACTTTCAGTTTTTAGATCAAATACTAACATTTTTGCTCAATTAATAGATGATGTAAATGGAGTTACTTTGGTATCTGCATCTACAATAGATAAAGCATTAAAAGGAAGTATTGCTAATGGTGGAAATGTAGAAGCAGCAAAAGCCGTTGGAAAAGCAATCGCTGAAAGAGCTAAAGAAAAAGGAATAGATGCTATCGTTTTTGATAGATCAGGATATAAATATACAGGAAGAGTAGCGGCTCTTGCAGAAGCGGCTAGAGAAGCTGGATTAAGCTTCTAA
- the rplF gene encoding 50S ribosomal protein L6, which yields MSRVGKKPIAVPSGVEFSVKDNVVTVKGPKGTLTKEFNKNITIKLEDGHIKVERPNDEPSVRAIHGTTRALINNMIKGVHDGYRKSLTLVGVGYRAATKGKGLEISLGYSHPVIIDEIPGITFSVEKNTTIHIDGIEKELVGQVAANIRAKRPPEPYKGKGVKYADEHIRRKEGKKS from the coding sequence ATGTCAAGAGTAGGTAAAAAACCTATAGCTGTGCCTTCTGGAGTTGAATTTTCAGTAAAAGATAATGTTGTTACTGTAAAAGGACCAAAGGGTACATTAACAAAAGAATTTAACAAAAATATAACTATAAAATTAGAAGATGGGCATATAAAAGTTGAAAGACCTAATGATGAACCATCTGTAAGAGCAATTCATGGAACTACTAGAGCTTTAATCAATAATATGATTAAAGGGGTACATGACGGATATAGAAAATCTCTTACTTTGGTAGGAGTTGGGTATAGAGCAGCAACAAAGGGAAAAGGATTGGAAATATCTTTAGGATATTCTCACCCAGTGATTATAGATGAAATACCTGGAATAACTTTTTCTGTTGAAAAAAATACTACTATACATATAGATGGAATAGAAAAAGAATTAGTAGGTCAAGTTGCAGCTAATATTAGAGCTAAAAGACCACCTGAACCATATAAAGGTAAAGGGGTTAAATATGCTGATGAACATATTAGAAGAAAAGAAGGTAAAAAGTCTTAA
- the rpsH gene encoding 30S ribosomal protein S8 has product MYLTDPIADMLTRVRNANAVMHEKVDIPHSKMKERIAEILKEQGYISNFKIVTDEGNKKSIRVYLKYAGKERVIKGLKRISKPGRRVYSSVEDMPRVLSGLGIAIVSTSKGVITDKVARAEKVGGEVLAFVW; this is encoded by the coding sequence ATGTATTTAACAGATCCAATTGCTGATATGTTAACAAGAGTAAGAAATGCTAATGCAGTTATGCATGAAAAAGTAGATATACCTCACTCAAAGATGAAAGAAAGAATTGCTGAAATCTTGAAAGAGCAAGGATATATTTCTAATTTCAAAATTGTTACTGATGAAGGAAATAAAAAAAGTATAAGAGTTTATTTAAAATATGCTGGAAAAGAAAGAGTTATAAAAGGATTAAAGAGAATTTCTAAACCTGGAAGAAGAGTTTATTCTTCTGTTGAGGATATGCCAAGAGTTTTATCTGGACTTGGAATAGCAATAGTTTCAACTTCAAAAGGTGTTATTACTGATAAAGTTGCTAGAGCAGAAAAAGTTGGTGGAGAAGTCCTTGCATTTGTGTGGTAA
- the rpsN gene encoding 30S ribosomal protein S14: MAKKSMIARDVKRAKLVDKYAEKRAELKKRIAAGDMEAMFELNKLPKDSSAVRRRNRCQLDGRPRGYMREFGISRVKFRQLAGAGLIPGVKKSSW; the protein is encoded by the coding sequence ATGGCGAAAAAGTCAATGATCGCAAGAGATGTTAAAAGAGCAAAACTTGTTGACAAATATGCTGAAAAAAGAGCTGAATTGAAGAAAAGAATAGCAGCTGGAGATATGGAAGCTATGTTTGAATTAAATAAACTTCCAAAAGATTCATCAGCTGTTAGAAGAAGAAATAGATGTCAATTAGATGGTAGACCAAGAGGATATATGAGAGAATTTGGAATATCAAGAGTTAAGTTCAGACAACTTGCAGGTGCTGGACTAATACCTGGTGTAAAAAAATCATCTTGGTAA
- the rplE gene encoding 50S ribosomal protein L5, which produces MDKYVSRYHKFYDEVVVPKLMKELEIKNIMECPKLEKIIVNMGVGEATQNSKLIDAAMADLTIITGQKPLLRKAKKSEAGFKLREGMPIGAKVTLRKERMYDFLDRLVNVVLPRVRDFEGVPSNSFDGRGNYSVGLRDQLVFPEIDFDKVEKLLGMSITMVSSAKTDEEGRALLKAFGMPFKK; this is translated from the coding sequence GTGGATAAATATGTTTCAAGATACCACAAGTTCTATGATGAAGTAGTGGTTCCTAAATTAATGAAAGAATTAGAGATTAAAAATATCATGGAATGTCCAAAACTAGAAAAGATAATAGTTAATATGGGAGTTGGAGAAGCTACTCAAAACTCTAAGTTAATAGATGCTGCTATGGCTGATTTAACAATAATCACTGGTCAAAAGCCATTATTGAGAAAAGCTAAAAAATCTGAAGCTGGTTTCAAATTAAGAGAAGGAATGCCTATTGGAGCAAAAGTTACTTTAAGAAAAGAAAGAATGTATGATTTCTTAGATAGATTAGTAAATGTAGTTCTTCCAAGAGTAAGAGACTTTGAAGGAGTTCCTAGTAACTCATTTGATGGAAGAGGAAATTATTCAGTAGGATTGAGAGACCAATTAGTATTTCCTGAAATAGATTTTGATAAAGTTGAAAAACTTTTAGGAATGTCTATCACTATGGTTTCTTCTGCAAAAACAGATGAAGAAGGAAGAGCATTGTTAAAGGCTTTTGGAATGCCTTTCAAGAAGTAG
- the rplN gene encoding 50S ribosomal protein L14, with protein sequence MVQQQTILNVADNSGAKELMVIRVLGGSKKRFGRIGDIVVASVKEAIPGGNVKKGDVVRAVIVRTRKETRRDDGSYIKFDDNAGVVINNANEPRATRIFGPVARELRARNFMKILSLAIEVI encoded by the coding sequence ATGGTACAACAACAAACTATCCTTAATGTTGCTGATAACTCAGGGGCTAAAGAACTTATGGTAATAAGAGTTCTAGGTGGATCTAAAAAGAGATTTGGAAGAATTGGTGACATTGTTGTGGCATCAGTTAAAGAAGCTATCCCTGGTGGTAACGTTAAAAAGGGAGATGTCGTAAGAGCTGTTATAGTAAGAACAAGAAAAGAAACTAGAAGAGATGATGGTTCATATATAAAATTTGATGATAATGCTGGAGTTGTAATTAACAATGCTAATGAACCAAGGGCAACAAGAATATTTGGACCAGTTGCAAGAGAATTAAGAGCAAGAAACTTTATGAAAATCTTATCTCTAGCAATAGAAGTTATATAA
- the rpsQ gene encoding 30S ribosomal protein S17: MRNERKVREGIVVSDKMQKTIVVAIETMILHPIYKKRVKRTTKFKAHDEENVAQVGDKVRIMETRRLSKDKNWRLVEIIEKAK; encoded by the coding sequence TTGAGAAACGAAAGAAAAGTGAGAGAAGGAATAGTTGTTTCTGACAAAATGCAAAAGACAATAGTTGTTGCTATTGAAACAATGATACTTCATCCTATATATAAGAAAAGAGTAAAAAGAACTACTAAATTTAAAGCTCATGATGAAGAAAATGTAGCTCAAGTAGGAGATAAAGTAAGAATAATGGAAACTAGACGTTTATCTAAGGATAAAAATTGGAGACTAGTAGAAATCATAGAAAAGGCAAAATAA
- the rpmC gene encoding 50S ribosomal protein L29 produces the protein MRAKEIREMTSEDLVVKCKELKEELFNLKFQLSLGQLTNTAKIREVRREIARINTILNER, from the coding sequence ATGAGAGCTAAAGAAATAAGAGAAATGACTAGTGAAGACCTAGTTGTTAAGTGTAAAGAGCTAAAAGAAGAATTATTCAACTTAAAGTTCCAACTTTCATTAGGTCAACTAACTAATACAGCAAAAATAAGAGAAGTTAGAAGAGAAATTGCAAGAATCAACACTATCTTAAATGAAAGATAA
- the rplP gene encoding 50S ribosomal protein L16: protein MLMPKRTKHRKMFRGRMKGTAHKGNFVAFGDYGLQALEPSWITNRQIESCRVAINRTFKREGKTYIRIFPDKPITARPAGVRMGKGKGNVEGWVSVVRPGRILFEVSGVDEQTATEALRKAAMKLPIRCKFVRKEENGGEN from the coding sequence ATGTTGATGCCAAAGAGAACAAAACACAGAAAAATGTTCAGAGGTAGAATGAAAGGGACAGCTCATAAAGGTAACTTTGTTGCTTTTGGAGATTATGGATTACAAGCTCTTGAACCATCTTGGATAACAAACAGACAAATAGAATCTTGTCGGGTTGCTATCAATAGAACATTTAAAAGAGAAGGGAAAACATATATAAGAATATTCCCTGACAAACCAATCACAGCAAGACCTGCTGGAGTGAGAATGGGTAAAGGTAAAGGAAATGTTGAAGGTTGGGTATCAGTAGTAAGACCTGGAAGAATATTATTTGAAGTTTCAGGTGTTGATGAACAAACAGCAACAGAAGCATTAAGAAAAGCTGCTATGAAATTACCAATCAGATGTAAATTTGTTAGAAAAGAAGAAAATGGTGGTGAAAACTAA
- the rpsC gene encoding 30S ribosomal protein S3, protein MGQKVDPRGLRLGITRAWDSNWYADKKEYVKYFHEDVQIKEFIKKNYFHTGISKVRIERTSPSQVVVHIHTGKAGLIIGRKGAEIDALRAKLEKLTGKKVTVKVQEIKDLNGDAVLVAESIAAQIEKRIAYKKAMTQAISRSMKSPEVKGIKVMISGRLNGAEIARSEWAVEGKVPLHTLRADIDYAVATAHTTYGALGIKVWIFHGEVLPSKKEGGEA, encoded by the coding sequence GTGGGACAAAAAGTAGACCCTAGAGGACTAAGACTTGGAATTACAAGAGCTTGGGATTCTAATTGGTATGCAGATAAAAAAGAGTATGTAAAATACTTCCATGAAGATGTGCAAATAAAAGAATTTATAAAGAAAAACTACTTCCATACAGGGATTTCTAAGGTAAGAATCGAAAGAACATCTCCTTCACAAGTAGTTGTACATATACATACTGGAAAAGCAGGATTAATAATTGGAAGAAAAGGTGCTGAAATAGATGCACTAAGAGCTAAACTTGAAAAATTAACAGGTAAAAAAGTAACTGTTAAAGTACAAGAAATAAAAGACTTAAATGGAGATGCAGTATTAGTTGCAGAATCAATAGCTGCTCAAATTGAAAAGAGAATTGCTTATAAAAAAGCTATGACACAAGCTATTTCAAGATCTATGAAATCTCCAGAAGTTAAAGGAATAAAAGTAATGATTTCAGGAAGATTAAATGGTGCTGAAATTGCTAGATCTGAATGGGCAGTTGAAGGAAAAGTTCCTTTACATACATTGAGAGCAGATATAGATTATGCAGTAGCAACAGCTCATACAACTTATGGAGCATTAGGAATAAAAGTATGGATATTCCATGGTGAAGTTCTTCCTAGTAAGAAAGAAGGAGGGGAAGCTTAA
- the rplV gene encoding 50S ribosomal protein L22 — MEAKAITRFVRLSPRKARLVADLVRGKSALDAIDILEFTNKKAARIIKKTLMSAVANATNNFKMDEEKLVVSTIMINQGPVLKRVMPRAMGRADIIRKPTAHITVAVSDEQ, encoded by the coding sequence GTGGAAGCTAAAGCAATAACTAGATTCGTAAGACTATCTCCTAGAAAAGCTAGATTAGTAGCTGACTTAGTGAGAGGTAAATCAGCACTAGATGCAATAGATATTCTAGAATTTACAAATAAAAAAGCTGCTAGAATTATAAAGAAAACTTTGATGTCAGCAGTGGCAAATGCAACAAATAACTTCAAAATGGATGAAGAAAAATTAGTAGTATCTACTATAATGATAAATCAAGGACCAGTTTTAAAAAGAGTTATGCCAAGAGCAATGGGAAGAGCAGATATAATTAGAAAACCAACAGCTCATATTACAGTGGCAGTATCTGATGAACAATAA
- the rpsS gene encoding 30S ribosomal protein S19: protein MARSLKKGPFCDHHLMAKVEEAVASNNNKAVIKTWSRRSTIFPNFIGLTFGVYNGKKHIPVHVTEQMVGHKLGEFAPTRTYHGHGVDKKKK from the coding sequence ATGGCAAGATCATTAAAAAAAGGACCTTTTTGTGACCATCATTTAATGGCTAAGGTTGAAGAAGCAGTTGCTTCTAATAATAACAAAGCTGTAATAAAAACTTGGTCAAGAAGATCTACAATATTTCCAAATTTTATAGGATTAACTTTTGGAGTATATAATGGAAAAAAACATATACCAGTTCATGTTACAGAACAAATGGTAGGACATAAATTAGGAGAATTTGCACCAACTAGAACATATCACGGACATGGTGTAGATAAGAAGAAAAAATAA
- the rplB gene encoding 50S ribosomal protein L2: MAIRKMKPITNGTRHMSRLVNDELDKVRPEKSLTVPLKSAYGRDNYGHRTCRDRQKGHKRLYRIIDFKRNKLDVPAKVATIEYDPNRSANIALLFYADGEKRYILAPKGLKKGDIVSAGSGADIKPGNALKLKDMPVGVQIHNIELQRGKGGQLVRSAGTAARLVAKEGTYCHIELPSGELRLIHGECMATVGEVGNSEHNLVNLGKAGRARHMGKRPHVRGAVMNPVDHPHGGGEGKNSVGRKSPLTPWGKPALGIKTRGRKTSDKFIVRRRNEK, translated from the coding sequence ATGGCTATTAGAAAAATGAAACCAATTACTAATGGTACTAGACATATGTCAAGATTAGTAAATGATGAACTAGATAAAGTAAGACCTGAAAAATCTTTAACTGTACCTCTAAAATCAGCGTATGGTAGAGATAATTATGGTCACAGAACTTGTAGAGACAGACAAAAAGGACATAAAAGATTATACAGAATTATAGATTTCAAAAGAAATAAATTAGATGTTCCTGCAAAAGTAGCAACAATAGAATATGATCCTAACAGATCAGCAAATATAGCTTTATTATTCTATGCTGATGGAGAAAAAAGATATATATTAGCACCTAAGGGGCTTAAAAAAGGAGATATAGTTTCTGCTGGAAGTGGAGCTGATATCAAACCTGGAAATGCACTTAAATTAAAAGATATGCCAGTTGGGGTTCAAATTCATAATATAGAGCTTCAAAGAGGAAAAGGTGGACAATTAGTAAGATCTGCTGGAACTGCTGCAAGACTTGTTGCAAAAGAAGGAACTTATTGCCACATTGAATTACCATCAGGAGAATTAAGATTAATACATGGTGAATGTATGGCAACTGTTGGTGAAGTTGGAAATTCTGAACATAACTTAGTAAATCTAGGTAAAGCTGGAAGAGCTAGACATATGGGAAAAAGACCTCATGTAAGAGGGGCTGTAATGAACCCAGTAGATCACCCACATGGTGGAGGAGAAGGAAAGAACTCAGTTGGAAGAAAATCACCTTTAACACCTTGGGGAAAACCAGCACTTGGTATTAAAACAAGAGGAAGAAAGACTTCTGACAAATTTATCGTAAGAAGAAGAAACGAAAAATAA
- the rplW gene encoding 50S ribosomal protein L23 codes for MNVYDIIKKPVVTEKTELLRKEYNKYTFEVHPKANKIEIKKAVETIFNVKVEDVATINKKPITKRHGMRLYKTQAKKKAVVKLAKENTITYSKEV; via the coding sequence ATGAATGTTTACGATATAATTAAAAAGCCTGTTGTAACAGAAAAAACAGAACTTTTAAGAAAAGAATACAATAAATATACTTTTGAAGTACATCCAAAAGCTAATAAAATTGAAATAAAAAAAGCTGTTGAAACAATATTCAATGTAAAAGTTGAAGATGTAGCTACAATTAATAAAAAACCAATTACAAAAAGACATGGAATGAGACTTTATAAGACTCAAGCTAAGAAAAAAGCAGTTGTTAAATTAGCAAAAGAAAATACAATAACTTATTCCAAAGAAGTGTAA
- the rplD gene encoding 50S ribosomal protein L4, translating into MAVLNIYNLAGEQTGTVEVNDAVFGIEPNKVVLHEVLTAELAAARQGTASTKTRAMVRGGGRKPFKQKGTGRARQGTIRAPHMVGGGVTFGPHPRSYEKKVNKKVRNLALRSALSAKVAAGNILVLDYDGIETPKTKVIVNLVNKVDAKQKQLFVVGDLIKDYNLYLSARNLENAVILQPNEIGVYWLLKQEKVILTKEALAVVEEVLG; encoded by the coding sequence ATGGCAGTTTTAAACATATATAACTTAGCAGGAGAACAAACTGGTACTGTTGAAGTTAATGATGCAGTGTTTGGGATTGAACCTAATAAAGTAGTTCTTCATGAAGTACTTACTGCTGAATTAGCAGCTGCTAGACAAGGTACAGCTTCTACTAAGACTAGAGCAATGGTTAGAGGTGGAGGAAGAAAACCTTTCAAACAAAAGGGTACTGGTAGAGCAAGACAAGGTACAATAAGAGCACCTCATATGGTAGGTGGAGGAGTTACATTTGGTCCTCATCCAAGATCATATGAAAAAAAGGTTAATAAAAAAGTTAGAAATCTAGCATTAAGATCTGCTTTATCTGCAAAAGTTGCAGCTGGAAATATTTTAGTGTTAGATTATGATGGAATAGAAACACCTAAAACAAAAGTGATAGTAAATTTAGTAAATAAAGTTGATGCGAAACAAAAACAATTATTTGTAGTAGGAGATTTAATAAAAGATTACAATTTATACTTGTCAGCAAGAAATTTAGAAAATGCAGTAATTTTACAACCAAATGAAATTGGTGTTTACTGGCTTTTAAAACAAGAAAAAGTAATCCTTACTAAAGAAGCATTAGCTGTTGTAGAGGAGGTACTAGGATAA
- the rplC gene encoding 50S ribosomal protein L3, which produces MSGILGKKIGMTQIFEDGKFIPVTVVEAGPNFVLQKKTEEKDGYVALQLGFDEKKEKNTTKPLMGIFNKAGVKPQRFVKELAVESVDGYELGQEIKVDVLAEVGYVDITGTSKGKGTSGVMKRHGFGGNRASHGVSRNHRLGGSIGMSSWPGKVLKGKRMAGQHGNATVTVQNLKVVKVDAEHNLLLIKGAVPGAKNSYLVIKPAVKKVIG; this is translated from the coding sequence ATGTCTGGAATTTTAGGAAAGAAAATTGGAATGACTCAAATTTTTGAAGATGGAAAATTCATTCCAGTAACAGTTGTAGAAGCTGGTCCTAACTTTGTTCTTCAAAAGAAAACAGAAGAAAAAGATGGATATGTTGCTTTACAATTAGGATTTGATGAAAAGAAAGAAAAAAACACTACTAAACCTTTAATGGGAATATTCAACAAAGCAGGGGTTAAACCTCAAAGATTTGTTAAAGAATTAGCTGTTGAATCAGTAGATGGATATGAATTAGGACAAGAAATCAAAGTTGATGTTCTAGCAGAAGTTGGATATGTAGATATCACAGGGACTTCAAAAGGTAAAGGAACATCAGGTGTTATGAAAAGACACGGATTTGGTGGAAATAGAGCTTCACATGGGGTATCAAGAAACCATAGACTTGGTGGATCAATAGGGATGTCAAGTTGGCCTGGTAAAGTTCTAAAAGGTAAAAGAATGGCTGGGCAACATGGAAATGCAACAGTAACAGTTCAAAATTTAAAAGTTGTTAAAGTTGATGCTGAACATAACTTACTTTTAATAAAGGGAGCAGTTCCTGGAGCTAAAAATAGTTATTTAGTAATTAAACCAGCAGTGAAGAAAGTAATAGGATAG